The proteins below come from a single Gemmatimonadaceae bacterium genomic window:
- a CDS encoding DEAD/DEAH box helicase — protein sequence MRETLAARSLAVPARVRTFVRHCLRQLEDESTASDAALGEITLLPHQVAGAARLRAILQRHGGALLADEVGLGKTYTALAVARESARILVVAPASVREMWRDASARCAVPVTVVSYEQLSAGRLPPAARWELVILDEAHRARSPATRRYQAIAQLAVGARLLLLSATPVHNRRGDLDALMALFLGGGAASLDAATLGALIVRRRVDDVGTHLPALGAVQRHALPRAPAVLDAMRALPPPLPPSDGGVATALVALQLARAWCSSDAALLAAIRRRLATATAIEHALDAGRLPTHRDLAAWTPQGDGSVQLAFPELVAAAPCGDIASQHAVVRRHADALRALRTLVRTHAARDHVRVDTLRRILDAHRDRQVVIFTHSAETAESVFRALRDHARVALLTGRGACIASGAIPRAELLAAFAPDGDRRRRTDDIARVDVLVASDVVSEGVNLHAASVIVHLDLPWTVARFEQRMGRVRRIGSAHGAIASHLILPPADAEELGSAVRVLARKAQLAAGTVGASTILLGAEAWAPLASGSDDHAPVAARHALIAKLRAIDRAAVGRASWVTNDDTPIAVPGLDAPRTLALVRVAHDARLLVASPAGASDAPHDVGAVLEHLAAAWAPHASAASECKSSRNRPPASETERAIEPAIERATDRSIDRSIDRSTDRAILGWCATEAARRQLRGDIAHDSLAHRRLLRALATAVARAPRTRRSQVAARAATARALAWRHTGAGADRILDELSASAPFAASLGAIARNSPHLPAAVVQPPGRGGRATAPAIVATPAAIAHDEAWLEHVLRRLSETPTRPPLLPLGIPPLVAGRDTETPRDDAAATVTVVATLTLIPDRSAP from the coding sequence GTGCGGGAGACACTCGCCGCGCGATCGCTCGCCGTCCCGGCGCGCGTGCGCACGTTCGTGCGCCACTGCCTGCGTCAGCTCGAGGACGAGTCGACCGCGAGCGACGCGGCACTCGGCGAGATCACGCTCCTCCCGCATCAAGTAGCCGGCGCCGCGCGCCTTCGGGCGATCCTGCAACGTCACGGGGGAGCGCTGCTCGCCGATGAGGTGGGGTTGGGGAAGACCTACACCGCGCTTGCCGTTGCGCGCGAATCGGCGCGCATCCTCGTGGTGGCGCCGGCTTCGGTGCGGGAGATGTGGCGCGACGCGAGCGCGCGGTGCGCGGTTCCCGTGACGGTGGTGTCATACGAACAGCTCAGCGCCGGTCGGCTCCCCCCCGCGGCGCGATGGGAACTGGTGATTCTCGACGAAGCGCATCGCGCGCGTTCGCCGGCCACGCGCCGCTACCAGGCCATCGCGCAGCTGGCGGTGGGGGCGCGGCTCCTCCTCCTCAGCGCCACGCCGGTCCACAATCGCCGCGGCGACCTCGACGCGCTGATGGCGCTCTTCCTGGGAGGTGGTGCCGCCTCGCTGGACGCAGCCACGCTCGGCGCCCTCATCGTGCGGCGGCGCGTGGACGACGTGGGGACGCACCTCCCGGCGCTCGGCGCCGTGCAGCGTCACGCGCTCCCTCGCGCACCGGCTGTGCTCGACGCCATGCGCGCCCTGCCCCCCCCGCTCCCCCCATCCGATGGCGGCGTGGCCACCGCGCTCGTCGCGTTGCAGCTGGCGCGAGCCTGGTGCTCCAGCGACGCCGCACTCCTCGCCGCCATCCGGCGACGCCTGGCCACCGCGACCGCCATCGAGCACGCGCTCGACGCCGGGCGTCTTCCCACCCACCGCGACCTCGCCGCCTGGACTCCCCAAGGCGACGGTAGCGTGCAACTCGCCTTTCCGGAGTTGGTCGCCGCCGCCCCTTGCGGCGACATCGCCTCGCAGCACGCCGTGGTCCGCCGGCACGCCGATGCACTCCGAGCCTTGCGAACGCTCGTGCGCACGCACGCCGCACGCGACCACGTGCGCGTCGACACGCTCCGCCGCATCCTCGACGCGCATCGCGATCGCCAGGTCGTGATCTTCACGCACTCCGCCGAGACCGCCGAGTCGGTCTTTCGCGCGCTGCGCGACCACGCGCGCGTCGCCCTCCTCACCGGACGCGGGGCCTGCATTGCCAGCGGCGCCATCCCGCGCGCCGAGCTGCTGGCCGCCTTTGCGCCTGACGGCGATCGCCGGCGACGGACCGACGACATCGCGCGCGTCGACGTCCTCGTGGCGAGCGATGTCGTGAGCGAGGGCGTCAACCTGCACGCAGCATCAGTCATCGTGCACCTCGACCTCCCCTGGACCGTCGCCCGGTTCGAGCAACGCATGGGACGCGTGCGCCGCATCGGGTCGGCGCACGGCGCGATCGCGTCGCATCTCATCCTCCCCCCGGCTGACGCCGAGGAACTCGGCAGCGCCGTGCGCGTCCTGGCCCGAAAGGCGCAGCTCGCCGCGGGAACCGTCGGCGCCTCGACCATTCTCCTCGGTGCTGAAGCGTGGGCGCCGCTGGCATCGGGCAGCGACGACCACGCACCCGTAGCCGCACGCCACGCGCTCATCGCAAAGCTGCGAGCCATCGATCGTGCCGCCGTCGGACGTGCGTCATGGGTGACGAACGATGACACTCCGATCGCCGTACCCGGTCTCGACGCGCCGCGAACACTTGCCTTGGTGCGCGTCGCGCACGACGCGCGTCTCCTCGTCGCATCGCCCGCGGGCGCGAGCGATGCACCACACGACGTGGGCGCGGTGCTGGAACACCTTGCAGCTGCATGGGCTCCGCATGCTAGCGCTGCAAGCGAGTGCAAAAGCTCCAGAAACCGGCCACCGGCATCCGAGACCGAACGCGCGATCGAACCCGCCATTGAGCGCGCCACCGACCGCTCTATCGACCGCTCTATCGACCGCTCTACCGACCGCGCCATTCTCGGCTGGTGCGCAACCGAAGCCGCACGGCGGCAGCTGCGCGGCGACATTGCGCACGACTCGCTCGCCCACCGTCGACTCCTGCGGGCGCTCGCCACGGCCGTCGCCCGCGCCCCGCGCACGAGACGCTCGCAGGTCGCCGCGCGCGCCGCCACCGCGCGCGCACTCGCCTGGCGCCACACCGGGGCCGGCGCCGACCGGATCCTCGACGAACTCTCGGCCTCCGCCCCATTCGCCGCTTCACTCGGCGCAATCGCTCGCAACTCGCCCCACCTGCCGGCAGCCGTCGTTCAGCCACCGGGCCGTGGTGGGCGCGCCACCGCGCCGGCTATCGTCGCTACGCCAGCGGCCATCGCGCACGACGAAGCCTGGCTCGAACACGTCCTTCGTCGCCTCTCGGAAACGCCCACGCGCCCACCCCTCCTACCGCTCGGCATTCCACCGTTGGTCGCCGGGCGCGATACCGAAACGCCGCGGGACGACGCTGCCGCAACGGTCACCGTCGTGGCGACGCTCACCCTCATCCCCGACCGTTCCGCCCCGTGA